Proteins from a single region of Aerococcus viridans:
- the typA gene encoding translational GTPase TypA, producing MAKREDIRNVAIIAHVDHGKTTLVNQLLEQSDTLDERTKIDERAMDSNDIEKERGITILAKNTAVNYKGHHINIMDTPGHADFGGEVERIMTMVDGVVLVVDAYEGTMPQTRFVLKKAFEANLTPIVVVNKIDKPSARPSEVVDEVLDLFIELGADDEMLDFPVVYASALSGTSSLSDDPADQLETMNPIFDTILEEIPAPVDNSEEGLQFQVSLLDYNDYVGRIGIGRVFRGTIRVGDQVTLMKLDGTEKNFRVTKLFGFLGLERVEINEAKAGELIAVSGMEDIFVGETVVDSNIKEALEPLRIDEPTLQMTFLTNDSPFAGQEGKHVTSRKLEERLRYELHTDVSLRVDNTESPDAWVVSGRGELHLSILIENMRREGYELQVSRPEVIIRNIDGVKSEPFELVQIDTPEEYQGSIIDALNQRRGNMVDMISTGLGTTRLTYHVPARGMIGFTTYFMSLTHGYGILNHTFDHYAPYINEQIGGRRNGALVSTDTGKATTYGIMQVEDRGTIFVNPGTQVYGGMIVGESTREKDIVVNIIRSKNLTNVRSSNKDQTASIKAPKLLTLEESLEFMNEDEYCEVTPESIRLRKSILNEAERAKAAKKKNLG from the coding sequence ATGGCAAAACGTGAAGATATTCGTAATGTTGCAATCATTGCCCACGTTGACCACGGTAAAACTACTTTGGTTAACCAATTGTTGGAACAATCAGATACTTTAGATGAACGTACAAAAATTGATGAGCGAGCAATGGACTCTAACGATATCGAGAAAGAACGTGGTATCACCATCCTAGCTAAGAATACAGCTGTAAACTACAAGGGTCACCACATTAACATCATGGATACTCCAGGACATGCGGACTTCGGTGGTGAAGTTGAGCGTATCATGACAATGGTAGACGGTGTAGTTTTAGTTGTAGATGCTTATGAAGGTACAATGCCGCAAACGCGTTTTGTATTGAAAAAAGCGTTCGAAGCGAACTTAACACCAATCGTTGTTGTAAACAAAATTGATAAACCATCAGCTCGTCCATCAGAAGTTGTAGACGAAGTATTAGACCTGTTTATCGAATTAGGTGCAGATGATGAAATGTTAGACTTCCCAGTAGTATACGCTTCAGCTTTAAGTGGTACTTCAAGTCTTTCTGACGATCCAGCTGACCAATTAGAAACAATGAATCCAATCTTCGATACAATTCTTGAAGAAATCCCAGCACCAGTTGATAACTCTGAAGAAGGTTTACAATTCCAAGTCTCATTACTAGACTATAACGACTACGTTGGTCGTATCGGTATTGGTCGTGTATTCCGCGGTACTATCCGTGTAGGTGACCAAGTTACCTTAATGAAACTTGACGGAACTGAGAAAAACTTCCGTGTAACAAAATTATTCGGTTTCTTAGGTTTAGAACGTGTTGAAATTAACGAAGCGAAGGCCGGAGAACTTATTGCCGTTTCTGGTATGGAAGATATTTTCGTTGGGGAAACAGTTGTAGATTCAAACATCAAAGAGGCTTTAGAGCCATTACGTATTGATGAACCAACACTACAAATGACTTTCTTAACAAACGATTCACCATTCGCAGGCCAAGAAGGTAAACACGTAACTTCTCGTAAACTAGAAGAACGTTTACGTTACGAATTACATACTGACGTTTCATTACGTGTAGACAATACAGAATCTCCGGATGCATGGGTTGTTTCAGGTCGTGGTGAGCTTCACTTATCTATCTTGATTGAAAACATGCGTCGTGAAGGTTACGAGTTACAAGTATCTCGACCAGAAGTTATCATCCGTAACATCGATGGTGTGAAATCTGAACCGTTTGAGTTAGTTCAAATCGATACACCTGAAGAATACCAAGGTTCAATTATCGACGCCTTAAACCAACGTCGTGGTAATATGGTAGACATGATCTCTACAGGTCTAGGTACAACTCGTTTAACTTACCACGTACCAGCTCGTGGTATGATTGGTTTCACAACTTACTTCATGTCATTAACACATGGTTACGGTATCTTGAACCATACATTTGACCACTATGCACCATACATCAACGAACAAATCGGTGGTCGTCGTAACGGTGCCTTAGTATCAACAGATACTGGTAAAGCAACTACTTACGGTATCATGCAAGTTGAGGACCGTGGTACAATCTTTGTTAACCCAGGTACACAAGTATACGGGGGTATGATTGTTGGTGAAAGTACACGTGAAAAAGATATTGTTGTAAACATTATCCGTTCTAAAAACTTAACTAATGTTCGTTCTTCAAACAAAGACCAAACAGCTTCAATCAAAGCACCGAAACTACTGACACTTGAAGAATCATTAGAATTCATGAATGAAGATGAGTACTGTGAAGTAACACCAGAAAGCATTCGTTTACGTAAATCAATCTTAAACGAAGCTGAACGTGCAAAAGCAGCTAAGAAAAAGAACTTAGGTTAA
- a CDS encoding FtsW/RodA/SpoVE family cell cycle protein, which produces MPTESKRKKAQANKEKQKKSNALDKEKAKKQSKNARKQAKKERNHEGPSWFKRVIAHCEDLDGKILILYGLLLTIGLLMVTTASSYLATSSGQVTYYYLERQGLFAVAGIIAIFLIYIIKPEILRHQRFQKLMYVGVTVLLVFTFIFGETINGAQGWIGVGAFSIQPVEFAKPALVLLVANFLAKDEVQNTIAEVNSPFKLIAQYKKEAAAIGIWLALVFFFPDVGGVLILGSLFVILLLNSGLTLKWLTKSVLAAIVVYISVVIILNLFDLSHIDNYQIARFTSFINPFADAQDTGLQLVYGYYALSNGGILGRGAGNSIQKLGYLPEAHNDFIMAIIGEEFGLWGVMLVLVLYFALVVYIFHKAIKMRRIYDQTVLVGVGSYFLIQAFVNLGGVLGLIPLTGVTFPFMSYGGSSLLVTSMMTGIALSVIASDRSWRRSLQMKKKQAHQISLAKNEK; this is translated from the coding sequence GTGCCAACAGAATCTAAAAGAAAAAAAGCCCAAGCAAATAAGGAAAAACAAAAAAAATCAAATGCATTAGATAAAGAGAAAGCAAAAAAACAATCTAAAAATGCGCGTAAGCAAGCTAAAAAAGAAAGAAATCATGAAGGACCATCCTGGTTTAAACGCGTCATTGCCCATTGTGAAGATTTAGATGGGAAGATTTTGATATTATATGGCTTGCTGCTGACAATTGGATTATTGATGGTGACAACTGCATCATCTTATCTAGCGACATCATCAGGTCAAGTGACATACTATTATTTAGAGAGACAGGGCCTCTTTGCGGTTGCTGGTATCATCGCTATCTTTCTAATTTATATTATCAAGCCAGAAATATTGCGACATCAACGTTTTCAAAAGTTAATGTATGTAGGGGTCACGGTCCTATTAGTTTTTACCTTCATATTTGGGGAAACCATTAATGGGGCTCAAGGTTGGATTGGGGTTGGTGCCTTCTCCATTCAGCCAGTAGAGTTTGCAAAACCAGCCTTAGTTCTATTAGTCGCTAATTTCTTAGCGAAGGATGAGGTTCAGAACACGATTGCTGAAGTAAATAGTCCATTTAAATTGATTGCTCAATACAAAAAAGAGGCTGCAGCTATTGGTATTTGGTTAGCGCTCGTATTCTTCTTCCCAGATGTAGGTGGTGTACTCATTCTTGGGTCGTTATTTGTAATCCTCCTATTAAATTCTGGCCTAACACTGAAATGGCTGACTAAATCAGTTCTAGCAGCAATTGTTGTATATATTTCAGTTGTTATTATCTTGAATCTATTTGATTTATCGCATATAGATAATTATCAGATTGCCCGCTTTACCTCTTTTATTAATCCATTCGCGGATGCACAGGATACAGGATTGCAATTAGTTTATGGCTATTATGCTTTATCAAATGGTGGCATCCTTGGCCGGGGTGCAGGAAACTCTATCCAAAAACTTGGTTACTTGCCTGAAGCGCATAATGATTTTATTATGGCAATTATTGGAGAGGAATTTGGTTTGTGGGGCGTGATGCTTGTACTTGTTTTGTACTTTGCACTAGTGGTTTATATCTTCCACAAAGCCATTAAAATGCGCCGTATATATGACCAAACCGTCCTTGTTGGTGTTGGTTCATACTTTTTAATTCAAGCTTTTGTAAACTTGGGTGGGGTATTAGGATTAATTCCCTTAACAGGCGTTACTTTCCCCTTCATGTCTTATGGAGGGTCTAGCCTTCTTGTAACGAGTATGATGACAGGTATCGCCTTATCCGTCATTGCCTCTGATCGCTCGTGGCGACGTAGTCTCCAGATGAAAAAGAAGCAAGCTCATCAAATTAGTCTGGCTAAAAATGAAAAATAA
- a CDS encoding PEP phosphonomutase produces the protein MKRLISASASEINQMDASQLKQAIFASEGRTIVAETVVTSPPLIQGLSNPEVMATFGADIIVLNELDIFNPEIPGLEEFSGSKGIIQELKRLIGRPIAINLEPVDERQDLLETRVKLNPGRLVSKESLEAADELGVDMILLTGNPATGVTMSAIREAVKVTKAHFSGLVLAGKMHGAGLTESIVNEEALLGFMDEGADGVLIPAVNTVPGVNELENQMVTKGVHARGGLVMATIGTSQESAQASVIEAIGLSNKRVGVDCHHIGDGAYGRMPDPENITALSLAVRGKRHTYFRMAQSVNR, from the coding sequence ATGAAACGTTTAATTTCGGCTAGTGCCAGTGAAATCAATCAGATGGATGCTAGCCAATTGAAGCAAGCCATTTTTGCCAGTGAAGGACGGACAATTGTTGCTGAAACAGTGGTGACGTCTCCACCATTGATTCAAGGATTATCAAATCCAGAAGTAATGGCGACTTTTGGTGCAGATATCATTGTATTAAATGAATTGGATATCTTTAATCCAGAAATTCCTGGCTTGGAAGAATTTTCTGGGTCAAAAGGGATTATTCAAGAATTGAAGCGACTGATTGGTCGACCAATTGCCATTAATCTAGAACCTGTTGATGAGCGTCAAGATTTGCTTGAAACCCGTGTGAAATTGAATCCAGGACGTTTAGTTTCAAAAGAAAGTCTAGAAGCAGCAGACGAATTAGGGGTAGATATGATTCTACTGACGGGGAATCCAGCAACTGGTGTAACCATGTCGGCAATCCGTGAGGCTGTTAAGGTGACGAAAGCACATTTTTCAGGGCTAGTCCTTGCGGGTAAAATGCACGGTGCTGGGCTTACTGAAAGTATCGTCAATGAGGAAGCCTTACTTGGTTTTATGGATGAAGGTGCTGATGGGGTCTTAATCCCAGCTGTCAATACGGTGCCTGGGGTGAATGAGCTTGAAAACCAGATGGTCACGAAAGGTGTGCATGCACGCGGTGGATTGGTGATGGCGACGATTGGGACTAGTCAAGAGTCTGCCCAAGCTTCGGTGATCGAGGCGATAGGTTTATCCAATAAACGTGTTGGCGTAGACTGTCACCACATTGGTGATGGTGCCTACGGTCGGATGCCTGATCCAGAAAATATCACCGCTTTGAGTTTGGCGGTGCGGGGTAAACGTCATACTTATTTTCGTATGGCTCAGTCCGTTAATCGTTAA
- the nagE gene encoding N-acetylglucosamine-specific PTS transporter subunit IIBC, whose protein sequence is MKNYLQNLGKSIMLPVSILPVASLLMGIGYWIDPAGLSGEGSNQVAVFLIQAGTAIINNLPILFSVGIATGLSKDANGAAGLSGLVGYLIVTNLLSTDGLSVLLNMPVEEVPMAFGATQNVFMAIISGSVSAALYNRYSGTKLPTALAFFSGRRLIPILTAGAMLIISLLLYLVWPVAYDALVAFGTFISGLGALGAGIYGFFNKLLIPTGLHHALNSVFWFDLIGINDIGNFWASEGVKGVTGMYQAGFFPIMMFGLPGAALAMYKNAESKAKKIAAGTMIAGAFASFFTGITEPLEFSFMFAAPGLYLVHAFLTGVSMFVAATFHWTAGFGFSAGLVDFALSLNVPIANQPLMLLVLGLVMFAVYYFVFDLAIRKFDFATPGRGENAVTEAAITDSEDETSSGKKTTASSTSNSKYAQMAHVIYDAVGGQENIRSYYNCATRLRFELDDVDQVDQARIKGLGVPGVNVLDKNHLHVIVGTDVQFVADEMKKIEDQ, encoded by the coding sequence ATGAAAAATTATTTACAAAATTTAGGGAAATCGATCATGTTACCGGTATCGATTTTACCTGTTGCTTCATTATTAATGGGGATAGGTTATTGGATTGATCCAGCTGGACTTTCTGGTGAGGGGTCTAACCAAGTGGCTGTATTCCTGATTCAAGCAGGGACTGCCATTATCAATAATTTACCGATTCTATTTTCAGTCGGTATTGCTACAGGTTTATCAAAAGATGCTAATGGGGCTGCCGGGCTATCTGGTTTAGTCGGTTACCTAATTGTAACAAACCTATTATCAACAGATGGTTTAAGTGTCTTACTCAACATGCCAGTTGAAGAAGTACCAATGGCTTTCGGCGCAACACAAAATGTCTTTATGGCCATTATTTCTGGTTCAGTATCGGCAGCCTTATATAACCGCTATTCAGGTACTAAATTGCCAACAGCGCTCGCATTCTTCTCAGGTAGACGGTTGATTCCAATCTTAACAGCAGGCGCTATGTTAATCATATCCTTACTGCTGTACTTAGTTTGGCCAGTAGCTTATGACGCTTTAGTAGCATTCGGTACTTTCATCTCAGGCCTTGGCGCGCTAGGTGCTGGTATTTACGGTTTCTTCAACAAATTACTGATTCCAACCGGTTTACACCATGCGCTAAACTCAGTATTCTGGTTTGACTTAATCGGTATTAATGATATTGGAAACTTCTGGGCATCTGAGGGGGTTAAAGGGGTTACTGGTATGTATCAAGCCGGCTTCTTCCCAATCATGATGTTTGGTTTACCTGGCGCAGCTTTGGCTATGTATAAGAATGCAGAATCTAAAGCTAAGAAAATTGCAGCTGGTACTATGATTGCTGGTGCTTTCGCTTCATTCTTTACAGGAATTACTGAACCACTAGAATTCTCATTTATGTTTGCAGCGCCAGGATTATACTTGGTTCACGCCTTCCTAACAGGGGTTTCAATGTTTGTCGCAGCAACCTTCCACTGGACCGCTGGATTTGGGTTTTCAGCAGGGTTAGTTGACTTTGCATTAAGCTTGAATGTGCCGATAGCTAACCAACCATTAATGCTGTTAGTTCTAGGTTTAGTGATGTTCGCTGTTTATTACTTTGTATTTGACCTTGCTATTCGTAAATTTGACTTTGCCACACCAGGACGCGGCGAGAATGCTGTAACTGAAGCTGCAATTACAGATTCTGAAGATGAAACCTCTTCTGGTAAAAAGACAACTGCATCTTCAACTAGCAACAGTAAATATGCGCAAATGGCCCATGTTATTTATGATGCTGTTGGCGGGCAAGAAAATATCCGTAGTTACTATAATTGTGCAACACGACTACGTTTTGAATTAGATGATGTTGACCAAGTCGATCAAGCAAGAATCAAAGGTCTTGGTGTTCCGGGCGTCAATGTCTTAGACAAAAACCACCTACATGTCATTGTGGGTACAGACGTTCAATTCGTTGCCGATGAAATGAAAAAAATAGAAGACCAATAA
- a CDS encoding pyruvate carboxylase: protein MINKVLVANRGEIAIRIFRACYELGINTVAVYSQEDEGSVHRFKADESYLLSKDKKAVEAYLDIESIIQIAKDVNADAIHPGYGFLSENTEFARRCEEEGIKFIGPSHEILDMFGDKVKAREAAKKANIPLIPGSDGPVESLEEVVEFGKTAGYPIIIKAALGGGGRGMRVVRSEDEVAEQYRLAVSEATKAFGSGEAYVEKYVEGPKHIEVQIMADEQGNTMHLWERDCSVQRRHQKVVEVAPTVNMSMELRNRICNSARDFLDSVDYANAGTVEFLLDGDDFYFIEVNPRVQVEHTITEQITGVDIVQTQIRVAAGESLSEIGLPAQEDLPLNGFAIQCRVTTEDPNNNFFPDTGKINTYRSPGGFGVRLDAGNGFQNTVVSPYFDSMIAKLITYGTDFEDTVAKTDRALREYRVRGVKNNIPFLRNVVNHPVFQDGTANTVFIDNTPELFNFPKERNRDRGNKVLQYIGDISVNGFPGIENEKGQFETIPTPKIELVDRNGLSAKQILDRDGVKGVQDFIKNSKDLLLTDTTMRDAHQSLIATRMRTRDMVKPAKVMEDALPNLFSMEVWGGATFDAAFRFLTENPWSRLEQLREAMPNTLLQMLFRGSNAVGYTSYPDNTLKAFIDQAAASGIDVFRVFDSLNWTKQIEKPIQYVKDAGKIAEATMCYTGDILNPERTKYSLDYYVKLAKELQAMGADIIAVKDMAGLLKPQAAYALISELKDHIDVPIHLHTHDTAGNGILTYTEASRAGVDIVDVASSAFASTTSQPSMQSLYYAMEYNDRKPNIHVQNAEKINQYWLGVRSYYDEFTSGLEGPETEIYNTEMPGGQYTNLQQQAKSVGLGSRWDEVKQMYHDVNLLFGDIVKVTPSSKVVGDMALFMVQNDLTIDKFFAEGKKYDFPQSVIDLFKGKIGQPEGGFPQDVSDIILKGEEASTDRPGEHLAPIDFEATRQELIAKLGDEDVDDQDVLSYIMYPDVFVDYRHKLERYSDVSIIPTPSFFYGMKTGETVNVEIQKGKVLYIRLIQIGELDETGQRIVFFELNGQSREIIVRDANAKTTAAVRRKADHGNTNHIAATMPGTILDVQVQQGDEIEEGQLLLISEAMKMETTLKAPRKAVVKELLVANGDQVNSGDLLLVLE from the coding sequence ATGATTAATAAAGTGTTAGTTGCGAACCGTGGGGAAATCGCAATTCGTATTTTCCGAGCGTGTTATGAACTAGGCATTAATACTGTCGCAGTTTATTCACAAGAGGATGAAGGATCAGTTCACCGTTTCAAGGCGGATGAGTCTTATTTATTGTCTAAGGATAAAAAAGCTGTTGAGGCTTATTTAGATATCGAGTCAATTATTCAAATTGCTAAAGATGTGAATGCTGACGCGATTCACCCTGGTTACGGCTTCCTGTCTGAAAATACTGAATTTGCGCGTCGTTGTGAGGAAGAGGGCATCAAGTTTATCGGTCCTTCACACGAAATTTTAGATATGTTTGGGGATAAAGTAAAAGCTCGTGAAGCTGCTAAAAAAGCGAATATTCCGTTGATTCCAGGTTCTGATGGACCAGTTGAAAGTCTTGAAGAAGTGGTTGAATTTGGGAAGACTGCTGGTTACCCAATTATCATCAAAGCTGCCCTAGGTGGTGGTGGACGTGGAATGCGTGTGGTACGTTCAGAAGATGAAGTAGCAGAACAATACCGTCTAGCGGTTTCTGAAGCGACTAAAGCTTTTGGTTCAGGTGAAGCCTACGTTGAAAAATACGTTGAAGGACCTAAACATATCGAAGTTCAAATCATGGCTGATGAGCAAGGAAATACTATGCATTTATGGGAACGTGACTGTTCAGTTCAACGTCGTCACCAAAAAGTGGTTGAGGTTGCCCCAACTGTAAACATGTCAATGGAATTACGTAACCGTATCTGTAATTCTGCCCGTGACTTCTTAGATTCAGTGGACTACGCTAATGCTGGAACTGTTGAGTTCTTGTTAGATGGCGATGACTTCTACTTTATCGAAGTAAACCCTCGTGTCCAAGTAGAACATACAATTACAGAGCAAATCACTGGTGTGGACATTGTGCAAACACAAATCCGTGTTGCTGCAGGTGAAAGCTTAAGTGAAATTGGTTTACCAGCACAAGAAGACTTACCATTAAATGGTTTTGCAATCCAATGTCGTGTAACTACAGAGGATCCAAATAACAACTTCTTCCCAGATACAGGTAAAATCAATACTTACCGTTCTCCAGGCGGTTTTGGTGTCCGTTTAGATGCGGGTAATGGTTTCCAAAATACAGTTGTTAGTCCGTACTTTGACTCAATGATCGCTAAGTTAATCACTTATGGTACAGATTTCGAAGATACGGTAGCAAAAACAGACCGTGCCTTAAGAGAGTATCGTGTGCGTGGTGTTAAGAACAATATTCCGTTCTTGCGTAACGTTGTAAACCATCCTGTTTTCCAAGATGGTACTGCAAACACTGTATTTATCGACAATACGCCTGAATTGTTCAACTTCCCTAAAGAACGTAACCGCGACCGTGGGAACAAAGTCTTACAATATATTGGAGACATTTCTGTAAATGGCTTCCCGGGTATTGAAAATGAAAAAGGGCAATTCGAAACCATCCCAACCCCTAAAATTGAGTTGGTGGACCGTAATGGCCTATCGGCTAAACAAATTTTAGACCGTGATGGTGTTAAGGGTGTTCAAGACTTTATTAAAAATTCAAAAGATTTATTATTAACGGATACGACAATGCGCGATGCACACCAATCGTTGATTGCGACTCGTATGCGTACGCGTGACATGGTGAAACCAGCTAAAGTTATGGAAGATGCTTTGCCAAACCTATTCTCTATGGAAGTTTGGGGTGGGGCGACATTTGATGCAGCCTTCCGTTTCTTAACTGAAAACCCTTGGAGCCGTCTAGAGCAGTTGCGTGAAGCAATGCCAAATACCTTGCTACAAATGTTATTCCGTGGTTCAAATGCGGTAGGTTACACTTCATACCCAGATAACACGTTGAAAGCCTTTATCGACCAGGCTGCTGCTTCAGGAATTGACGTCTTCCGTGTGTTTGACTCATTAAACTGGACTAAACAAATTGAAAAACCAATTCAATATGTGAAAGATGCTGGTAAGATCGCTGAAGCGACAATGTGTTATACAGGTGATATCTTAAATCCAGAGCGTACTAAATATTCTCTAGACTACTATGTGAAGTTGGCTAAAGAGTTACAAGCAATGGGCGCAGATATTATTGCAGTGAAAGATATGGCTGGTTTATTAAAACCTCAAGCTGCTTATGCTTTAATTTCAGAATTGAAAGACCATATCGATGTGCCAATTCATTTACACACGCATGATACTGCAGGTAACGGTATCTTAACTTACACTGAAGCATCTCGTGCTGGTGTGGATATTGTTGATGTGGCATCTTCTGCCTTTGCTTCAACAACTTCACAACCATCTATGCAATCACTATATTATGCGATGGAGTATAACGACCGTAAACCAAATATCCACGTACAAAATGCAGAGAAAATTAACCAATACTGGTTAGGTGTGCGTTCTTACTACGATGAATTCACTTCAGGTTTAGAGGGTCCAGAAACTGAAATCTACAATACAGAGATGCCTGGTGGTCAATATACAAACTTACAACAACAAGCGAAATCTGTTGGTTTGGGTAGTCGTTGGGACGAAGTAAAACAAATGTATCATGATGTAAACCTCTTGTTTGGTGATATCGTTAAAGTTACCCCTTCATCTAAAGTTGTTGGTGATATGGCCTTATTTATGGTTCAAAATGACCTAACAATTGATAAATTCTTCGCAGAAGGGAAAAAATACGACTTCCCTCAATCTGTTATCGATTTATTTAAAGGTAAAATCGGTCAACCAGAAGGTGGATTCCCGCAAGATGTATCTGACATCATCTTAAAAGGTGAAGAGGCTTCAACTGATCGTCCAGGTGAACACTTAGCACCAATTGATTTTGAAGCTACTCGTCAAGAATTGATTGCTAAATTAGGTGATGAAGATGTAGACGACCAAGACGTCTTATCTTACATTATGTATCCTGATGTTTTTGTAGACTACCGTCATAAACTTGAACGCTATTCTGACGTTTCAATCATCCCAACACCAAGCTTCTTCTATGGTATGAAGACTGGTGAAACTGTGAATGTTGAAATTCAAAAGGGTAAAGTCTTATACATCCGCTTAATCCAAATTGGTGAACTTGATGAAACTGGTCAACGAATTGTCTTCTTTGAATTAAACGGACAATCTCGTGAAATTATTGTACGCGACGCCAATGCCAAAACGACGGCTGCTGTTCGTCGTAAGGCTGATCACGGCAATACCAACCATATTGCAGCGACAATGCCAGGAACCATCCTTGATGTTCAGGTACAACAAGGTGATGAAATTGAAGAAGGTCAATTACTGTTGATTTCTGAAGCCATGAAGATGGAAACTACTTTGAAAGCACCGCGTAAGGCTGTTGTGAAAGAATTACTTGTTGCCAACGGCGATCAAGTAAATTCGGGGGACTTACTATTAGTCTTGGAATAA
- a CDS encoding YlbG family protein codes for MSIYDQAQSRQALIVWMYSNKKVKQLQKYGFVYYVSRKMKYAIVYTDIEEANHIQKNLEKLHFVRRVDVSPRQAMAMDYATAFDAYAADLMAKKDSDDKDRLNERYA; via the coding sequence ATGAGTATTTATGACCAAGCACAATCACGACAAGCATTGATTGTGTGGATGTATTCGAATAAAAAAGTCAAACAGTTACAAAAGTACGGTTTTGTTTATTATGTATCGCGCAAGATGAAGTATGCAATTGTCTATACTGATATTGAGGAAGCTAACCATATTCAGAAGAATTTGGAGAAGCTTCATTTCGTACGTCGAGTTGATGTGTCACCTAGACAGGCGATGGCGATGGATTATGCAACGGCTTTTGATGCCTATGCGGCAGACTTGATGGCCAAGAAGGATTCGGATGATAAAGATCGTTTGAATGAACGGTATGCTTAA
- a CDS encoding alpha/beta hydrolase, with product MEFAPFFYLELKEHILDVPYTLAKRRIRVLLPKDYEAHPDKHYPVVYMHDGQNVFHSKEAFSKHSWKTIHAVKRNPDLPSMIIVGIDNGEELRTLEYLPWSIKDAYDPQLTGEGGRGAEFSEFVMTIVKNFVDQHYRTMSDAAHTAIIGSSFGATISTYLGAAYKDQVGRLGIFSLTNWAVAQDFDRYIQRISLPKDQRIYIECGTEEGDEVDEMIIGPYTEQAYITDAIKYSQQVIQAGVAPENVSLNIFHGDEHSEAYWSKHLPDCLRFITQGWPL from the coding sequence ATGGAGTTTGCCCCATTTTTCTATTTGGAACTTAAAGAACATATTTTAGATGTGCCTTATACCTTGGCTAAGCGGCGAATTCGTGTCCTCTTACCCAAGGACTATGAAGCTCATCCGGACAAGCATTATCCCGTGGTTTATATGCATGACGGGCAGAATGTGTTCCATTCTAAGGAAGCTTTTTCGAAACATTCTTGGAAAACAATTCACGCGGTTAAGCGAAATCCAGATTTACCAAGCATGATTATTGTAGGTATTGATAATGGCGAGGAGTTGCGTACCTTAGAATATTTGCCGTGGTCTATAAAGGATGCTTACGATCCACAACTAACCGGAGAAGGCGGAAGAGGAGCAGAGTTCTCTGAATTTGTGATGACCATCGTCAAAAACTTTGTGGACCAGCATTATCGAACGATGTCAGATGCAGCCCATACAGCCATAATAGGCTCGTCTTTTGGGGCAACTATTTCTACTTATTTGGGTGCAGCCTATAAAGACCAAGTCGGCCGGTTGGGTATTTTCTCCTTGACGAATTGGGCAGTAGCACAAGACTTTGACCGCTATATCCAGCGAATTAGCTTGCCAAAAGATCAACGAATTTATATTGAATGTGGTACTGAAGAAGGCGATGAAGTGGATGAGATGATTATTGGTCCATATACTGAACAAGCTTATATTACGGATGCCATTAAATATAGCCAACAGGTGATTCAGGCAGGTGTGGCGCCAGAGAATGTATCCTTGAATATTTTCCATGGGGACGAACATTCAGAAGCGTATTGGTCTAAGCACTTACCAGATTGTCTACGATTTATTACACAGGGCTGGCCATTGTAA
- a CDS encoding transposase family protein has protein sequence MQLKDENIIFEDKIEEVTVKNIKSLIYFGKLDVNPQYCPACGCVKEGHNVVKNGAKTSRITLTKVSGLPAYLLLRKQRYYCKVCASYFTEKSNIVGENCFISKRVKRMVMDLATKSLTLKHAVFPIILYSA, from the coding sequence TTGCAATTGAAAGATGAAAATATAATCTTCGAAGATAAAATTGAAGAAGTGACAGTTAAGAATATAAAGTCACTGATCTATTTCGGCAAGTTAGATGTAAATCCTCAGTATTGTCCAGCCTGCGGCTGTGTAAAAGAAGGGCATAATGTCGTTAAAAATGGCGCTAAAACATCAAGAATTACACTGACAAAAGTTTCTGGCCTTCCTGCTTATCTATTACTACGGAAACAACGTTATTACTGCAAAGTATGCGCAAGTTATTTTACGGAAAAATCAAATATTGTGGGTGAAAACTGCTTCATTTCAAAGCGTGTAAAGCGCATGGTTATGGACTTAGCAACAAAATCATTGACACTAAAACATGCAGTATTTCCGATCATACTGTACAGCGCGTGA